In a genomic window of Wyeomyia smithii strain HCP4-BCI-WySm-NY-G18 chromosome 1, ASM2978416v1, whole genome shotgun sequence:
- the LOC129729963 gene encoding esterase FE4-like isoform X2 codes for MYTILLVVAFVLPFVRARDGPIISTPSGEIQGTEESCGLFCTYYSFRGIPYAQPPIGELRFRNPVSHPGWDGVRDGSSHGSVCPQVGILPGQVIGDEDCLFLNIYSRSLIGLRPVMFWIHGGAFSAGSGNNDVYNEQKMIMEDIVLVTINYRLGALGFLSTGDQYAQGNWGLKDCIEALRWVQRNIAAFGGDPNSVTIAGNSAGGSLVHFIYLSGMADGLFHKAIAQSGVSLVPFGFQDNPRFFADRLATNLQLSTDSLSYVQELRGLPAHSLVPLQYDLVTIPVPRYLRSMDFAPSVEPASSPEERALTDKPMNLMLSDESQVPLMLGFNDIEGSFFTTLELLVDSTMWSQFNSNPHLLVPYFWNIAASTSASASVINAFQQYYFQGQPIGASLDFEWAQYYGDHMFSFAIDYAARFHANRQTPVFYYQFSYDGDLNLYKQMLQITHPGAVHTDELPYLFEIASQLGVTIPPARHALTVSSRMVRMWANFVNNPTPEADSLLQNVVWPDIQAGTNNPALLNIGQDLIIEDASSLGRLSLWHNLQESYANNPFL; via the exons ATGTACACTATACTACTTGTAGTAGCCTTTGTGTTGCCTTTCGTGCGAGCAAGAGATGGTCCTATCATTAGCACCCCTTCCGGTGAAATTCAAGGCACAGAAGAATCTTGCGGTTTGTTTTGTACGTACTATTCGTTCAGAGGAATCCCGTACGCTCAGCCTCCGATAGGAGAGCTGCGCTTCCGAAATCCAGTCAGCCATCCTGGCTGGGATGGAGTGCGCGATGGTAGTAGCCACGGTTCCGTTTGTCCGCAGGTTGGTATCCTGCCCGGACAGGTTATCGGTGATGAggattgtttgtttttgaacaTATACAGTAGGAGCTTGATCGGATTACGCCCGGTGATGTTTTGGATTCACGGTGGAGCGTTCAGTGCCGGTTCCGGAAATAATGATGTTTACAATGAGCAAAAGATGATAATGGAGGATATTGTACTGGTGACGATAAACTATCGACTGGGGGCACTCGGATTCCTAAGCACTGGGGATCAGTACGCCCAAGGAAACTGGGGTTTGAAGGACTGCATCGAAGCTCTTCGTTGGGTACAACGGAATATTGCTGCTTTTGGGGGAGATCCGAACAGTGTTACTATTGCTGGAAATTCTGCCGGAGGCTCTCTAGTACATTTCATATATCTCTCCGGAATGGCGGATGGCTTATTTCATAAAGCGATTGCTCAGAGTGGGGTCTCGTTGGTTCCGTTTGGTTTCCAGGATAACCCAAGATTCTTTGCTGACAGACTTGCAACAAATCTACAACTATCAACCGATAGCTTAAGCTATGTTCAGGAACTCAGAGGGTTGCCGGCACACAGCTTAGTTCCACTTCAGTACGATCTGGTAACAATTCCGGTTCCCAGATACCTGCGGTCTATGGATTTTGCTCCATCGGTAGAGCCAGCCAGCTCGCCAGAAGAAAGAGCTTTAACTGATAAACCTATGAATCTTATGCTAAGTGATGAGAGCCAGGTTCCGCTGATGCTGGGATTTAACGATATCGAGGGATCATTCTTCACTACTCTGGAGCTGCTGGTTGATTCGACCATGTGGAGTCAATTCAATTCCAATCCACATCTACTGGTCCCCTATTTCTGGAACATCGCGGCAAGCACGTCAGCGTCAGCGAGTGTCATCAATGCCTTCCAGCAATACTACTTCCAAGGCCAACCCATTGGAGCGTCGCTAGATTTCGAATGGGCACAATATTACGGGGATCACATGTTTTCGTTTGCAATCGATTATGCTGCCCGATTCCATGCCAACAGACAGACTCCGGTGTTTTACTACCAATTTTCCTATGACGGAGATTTGAATTTGTACAAGCAAATGCTACAGATTACCCACCCAGGAGCTGTCCATACCGACGAATTGCCTTATTTGTTTGAAATAGCTTCGCAGCTAGGTGTTACTATTCCGCCAGCCAGACACGCCTTGACCGTGAGCAGCCGAATGGTTCGGATGTGGGCGAATTTCGTTAA CAATCCTACTCCTGAAGCAGATTCCCTTCTGCAGAACGTCGTTTGGCCTGATATTCAGGCGGGCACTAACAATCCAGCGCTGCTAAACATTGGACAAGATTTAATCATTGAAGATGCTTCCAGCTTGGGTAGGCTTTCGTTGTGGCACAATCTGCAGGAGTCCTACGCTAATAATCCTTTTCTGTAA
- the LOC129718416 gene encoding esterase E4-like, with the protein MFKIFTLLALACVGIHGDATRPIITTTGGQIQGVTASCGLFCSYFAFNGIPYAEPPVDELRFRNPVPHQGWAGVKDGSEHRASCPSGARLGDGYSGSEDCLFLNVYTQNIIGSRPVMVWIHGGSFTGGSGDSWIYGPDHFVQENTVIVTINYRLGILGFFSTGDQHAQGNWGMKDCVEALRWVRNNIAAFGGDPNNVTIFGESAGGAAVHYLVLSSMASGLFHKAIAQSGTALVPWGFQYNPREMAAHVATTFGYPTNDNAELVRLLRYTPKGDFVRLQQGWTDIPIPRGFKPFEFVPTAEPANSPEATFLTQRPIDILNAGSFNHVPFIIGYNDAESLFMIHEHRIDSTVWNEFTRNPQFFVPHFWNIPVGTAASNAVSQGFRDFYWQDRALSDEIMLEWTKFHTDQQFIYAIDKTVRLTAQHNTAATYYYQFSFDGDLNLVKRLLLLTAWPGAVHADELPYMWSMTNFPVTPILPGNPALTVRRRMLRLWTNFALHGNPTPNSDSDLQNINWAPVQNGNMAYLDINANLVPGFNPNQARVATWTNLEQNYANNPFEFPMT; encoded by the exons ATGTTCAAAATTTTTACACTACTGGCGCTGGCCTGCGTCGGTATTCACGGCGATGCG ACCCGGCCTATCATCACTACGACCGGTGGACAGATTCAGGGTGTAACAGCGAGCTGTGGGCTCTTCTGTAGCTACTTTGCGTTTAACGGAATCCCTTACGCAGAACCACCAGTAGATGAGTTACGTTTCCGTAATCCGGTTCCACATCAGGGTTGGGCAGGTGTCAAAGATGGAAGTGAACATCGAGCGTCGTGTCCATCGGGAGCTAGGCTAGGGGATGGCTATTCAGGAAGTGAGGATTGCTTGTTCCTGAATGTGTACACACAGAACATAATCGGATCCCGTCCGGTCATGGTTTGGATTCATGGCGGTTCCTTCACCGGCGGGTCGGGAGACTCATGGATCTACGGACCAGATCATTTTGTACAGGAGAACACTGTGATTGTTACAATCAACTACCGTCTCGGAATTCTTGGATTCTTCAGCACCGGTGATCAGCATGCGCAAGGTAACTGGGGTATGAAGGATTGCGTGGAAGCTCTTCGGTGGGTGCGCAATAACATTGCAGCTTTCGGTGGTGATCCGAATAACGTAACCATATTCGGAGAAAGCGCTGGAGGAGCAGCTGTTCACTATTTGGTTTTGTCTTCGATGGCCAGTGGATTGTTCCACAAAGCAATCGCCCAATCGGGAACAGCTTTGGTACCGTGGGGTTTCCAGTACAATCCTCGAGAGATGGCTGCACATGTCGCCACTACGTTCGGTTATCCAACCAACGACAATGCAGAGCTTGTGCGTCTGTTGCGATACACTCCGAAGGGTGATTTTGTACGCCTTCAACAAGGTTGGACCGATATTCCCATTCCCCGTGGTTTCAAACCATTTGAGTTTGTACCAACAGCCGAACCAGCAAACTCTCCAGAAGCAACATTTTTAACTCAAAGACccattgatattttgaatgctGGAAGCTTCAACCACGTTCCGTTCATAATTGGGTATAATGATGCGGAGTCGTTGTTTATGATCCACGAACACAGAATTGATAGCACTGTGTGGAATGAATTTACCAGAAATCCACAATTCTTTGTACCTCATTTCTGGAATATTCCAGTGGGCACGGCCGCTTCAAATGCAGTCAGTCAAGGTTTCCGTGATTTCTACTGGCAAGATCGCGCTCTAAGTGATGAAATAATGCTGGAATGGACTAAATTCCACACGGATCAACAATTCATCTACGCCATTGACAAAACTGTACGATTAACTGCCCAGCACAACACGGCAGCGACATATTACTATCAATTCAGTTTCGACGGCGATTTGAATTTGGTGAAACGCCTGTTGTTACTAACGGCATGGCCAGGTGCAGTACATGCTGACGAACTTCCGTACATGTGGTCCATGACTAATTTTCCAGTAACACCTATCTTACCCGGCAATCCAGCACTAACGGTTCGAAGGAGAATGCTACGTCTGTGGACGAATTTCGCCCTCCATGGAAATCCAACGCCTAACTCGGACAGCGATTTGCAGAACATTAACTGGGCACCAGTACAGAATGGAAACATGGCATACTTGGATATTAACGCAAATTTAGTACCCGGTTTCAATCCGAACCAAGCTCGCGTAGCAACCTGGACCAACCTGGAACAAAACTACGCAAACAACCCGTTCGAATTTCCTATGACGTAG
- the LOC129729963 gene encoding juvenile hormone esterase-like isoform X1 has product MYTILLVVAFVLPFVRARDGPIISTPSGEIQGTEESCGLFCTYYSFRGIPYAQPPIGELRFRNPVSHPGWDGVRDGSSHGSVCPQVGILPGQVIGDEDCLFLNIYSRSLIGLRPVMFWIHGGAFSAGSGNNDVYNEQKMIMEDIVLVTINYRLGALGFLSTGDQYAQGNWGLKDCIEALRWVQRNIAAFGGDPNSVTIAGNSAGGSLVHFIYLSGMADGLFHKAIAQSGVSLVPFGFQDNPRFFADRLATNLQLSTDSLSYVQELRGLPAHSLVPLQYDLVTIPVPRYLRSMDFAPSVEPASSPEERALTDKPMNLMLSDESQVPLMLGFNDIEGSFFTTLELLVDSTMWSQFNSNPHLLVPYFWNIAASTSASASVINAFQQYYFQGQPIGASLDFEWAQYYGDHMFSFAIDYAARFHANRQTPVFYYQFSYDGDLNLYKQMLQITHPGAVHTDELPYLFEIASQLGVTIPPARHALTVSSRMVRMWANFVKYGNPTPEADSLLQNVVWPDIQAGTNNPALLNIGQDLIIEDASSLGRLSLWHNLQESYANNPFL; this is encoded by the exons ATGTACACTATACTACTTGTAGTAGCCTTTGTGTTGCCTTTCGTGCGAGCAAGAGATGGTCCTATCATTAGCACCCCTTCCGGTGAAATTCAAGGCACAGAAGAATCTTGCGGTTTGTTTTGTACGTACTATTCGTTCAGAGGAATCCCGTACGCTCAGCCTCCGATAGGAGAGCTGCGCTTCCGAAATCCAGTCAGCCATCCTGGCTGGGATGGAGTGCGCGATGGTAGTAGCCACGGTTCCGTTTGTCCGCAGGTTGGTATCCTGCCCGGACAGGTTATCGGTGATGAggattgtttgtttttgaacaTATACAGTAGGAGCTTGATCGGATTACGCCCGGTGATGTTTTGGATTCACGGTGGAGCGTTCAGTGCCGGTTCCGGAAATAATGATGTTTACAATGAGCAAAAGATGATAATGGAGGATATTGTACTGGTGACGATAAACTATCGACTGGGGGCACTCGGATTCCTAAGCACTGGGGATCAGTACGCCCAAGGAAACTGGGGTTTGAAGGACTGCATCGAAGCTCTTCGTTGGGTACAACGGAATATTGCTGCTTTTGGGGGAGATCCGAACAGTGTTACTATTGCTGGAAATTCTGCCGGAGGCTCTCTAGTACATTTCATATATCTCTCCGGAATGGCGGATGGCTTATTTCATAAAGCGATTGCTCAGAGTGGGGTCTCGTTGGTTCCGTTTGGTTTCCAGGATAACCCAAGATTCTTTGCTGACAGACTTGCAACAAATCTACAACTATCAACCGATAGCTTAAGCTATGTTCAGGAACTCAGAGGGTTGCCGGCACACAGCTTAGTTCCACTTCAGTACGATCTGGTAACAATTCCGGTTCCCAGATACCTGCGGTCTATGGATTTTGCTCCATCGGTAGAGCCAGCCAGCTCGCCAGAAGAAAGAGCTTTAACTGATAAACCTATGAATCTTATGCTAAGTGATGAGAGCCAGGTTCCGCTGATGCTGGGATTTAACGATATCGAGGGATCATTCTTCACTACTCTGGAGCTGCTGGTTGATTCGACCATGTGGAGTCAATTCAATTCCAATCCACATCTACTGGTCCCCTATTTCTGGAACATCGCGGCAAGCACGTCAGCGTCAGCGAGTGTCATCAATGCCTTCCAGCAATACTACTTCCAAGGCCAACCCATTGGAGCGTCGCTAGATTTCGAATGGGCACAATATTACGGGGATCACATGTTTTCGTTTGCAATCGATTATGCTGCCCGATTCCATGCCAACAGACAGACTCCGGTGTTTTACTACCAATTTTCCTATGACGGAGATTTGAATTTGTACAAGCAAATGCTACAGATTACCCACCCAGGAGCTGTCCATACCGACGAATTGCCTTATTTGTTTGAAATAGCTTCGCAGCTAGGTGTTACTATTCCGCCAGCCAGACACGCCTTGACCGTGAGCAGCCGAATGGTTCGGATGTGGGCGAATTTCGTTAAGTACGG CAATCCTACTCCTGAAGCAGATTCCCTTCTGCAGAACGTCGTTTGGCCTGATATTCAGGCGGGCACTAACAATCCAGCGCTGCTAAACATTGGACAAGATTTAATCATTGAAGATGCTTCCAGCTTGGGTAGGCTTTCGTTGTGGCACAATCTGCAGGAGTCCTACGCTAATAATCCTTTTCTGTAA